The Streptomyces sp. NBC_01298 genome contains the following window.
TCCAGGACGACTACATGGCCGAGCCCTTCGCCAAGCGCGGCAAGATCGAGAACCACTTCCGCAAGGCCGCCGCGCAGCCCGGCAAGTTCTTCATGAACTACACCAGCACGGCCGCGGCCCTGCCGCCCCGCTGGAACTCCGACCGCCTCAACCCCCAGGTGCACGCCTTCGTCGACGGCTCCGAGCTGGCCGGCCGGACCGGGCTCGGGATCGTCCCGATGGACTTCCCCAACACCCGCTCCGGCCTGGTCGCCTCACTGATCCGGCACAACTGACGCCTGCGCGGGCGGCGGAGTCGGCGCGCCCGGGATGCTGAGCACCGCCTCGGTACCCGGGCCGCCGTCCGCCGGGGCGCGCAGGGCGGCCGTACCGCCCGCGCGCTGCACCGTACGGGCCACGATGGACAGGCCGAGGCCGCTGCCGGGCAGGGCCCGGGCGGACGGGGAGCGCCAGAAGCGCTCGAAGACGTGCGGGAGGTCGTCGGCCGGGATGCCGGGGCCGCGGTCCCGTACGGTCAGCTCGCCCGCGCGCAGCGACACGGTGACCGTGCTGCCCGGCGGGCTGAACTTCACCGCGTTGTCCAGGACGTTGACCACCGCCCGCTCCAGGGCCGCCGCCTCGCCGCGTACGTACCAGGGCGCCAGGTCCGAGTCGAACTCCAGCTCCGGACCGCGCAGTCGGGCCCGGGACAGCGCCGTCCCCACGATGTCGTGCAGGGCCACCACGCCGAGCGGGCCGGGGGTGGCCGCGTCCGGGCGGGACAGCTCCTGCAAGTCGCCGATCAGCGAGGCCAGTTCCGTCATCTGCGCCTTCACCGAGGCCAGCAGCTCCTTGCGGTCCTCGGGCGGGATGGCCCGGCCGGTCTCCTCGCTGCGCGCCAGCAGTTCGATGTTGGTGCGCAGAGAGGTGAGCGGGGTGCGCAGCTCGTGGCCGGCGTCCGCGATCAGCTGGGCCTGGCGCTCCTGGGAGGAGGCGAGGGCGGCCGTCATGGAGTTGAAGGACCGCGACAGCCGGGCGATCTCGTCGTCGCCCTCGTCGGGGATCCGGACGGTGAGGTCCTCGGTGCGGGCGATGTGCTCGACGGCGCCGGTCAGTTCGTCCACCGGGCGCAGGCCCGTACGGGCGACCCACAGACCGGCCACGCCGGCGCCGAGGACGCCGACGGCGGAGACGAACAGGAGCACCCAGGCCAGGGTGGACAGGGGTTCGGTGACGTCCGAGAGGGGCTTGGCCACCGAGATGGCGGCGAGGGAGTTCTGCAGTCCGGGCCCGGCGGACAGTTCCACGGGCTGGGTGTAGATGCGGACGGGGGTGCCGTCCGTGGTCTTCCCGTCGTACAGGATCGCCCCGCGCGCCCCCTTGGCGACCTCCAGGTCGTACTCCGAGACCGGGAGGGTGTTCTTGCCGTCCACCATGCAGCGGCCGGCCGTGGGCAGCACGATCTGCACCTGCGCGCTCAGGTTGTTCTCGAAGAGGCCGGGCACCTTGTCCTGGCAGCCGTACCGGCTCAGCGCCTGACTGGCCTGCGCCCGGGCGTTGGTTGAGCGCAGCGAACTGTTCAGCTGGTCGTTCAGCTGCGTGCGGACCATGAACCAGCTCACGCAGGCCACCGCCGCCACGGCCAGTGCCACCGCGACCGTGACCAGCAGGGCGAGCCGGGACCGCAGCGGCAGCCCGCGGAATCTGGCGGCCGGGCTCACTCCGGACCGCCGGGGTGGTCTCCGGCCCCGGCCGCGCGCAGTACGTAGCCCACCCCGCGCACGGTGTGGACCAGGCGGGGCTCGCCCCCGGCCTCGGTCTTGCGGCGCAGGTACATCACGTACACGTCCAGGGAGTTGGAGCTGGGCTCGAAGTCGAAGCCCCATACGGTCTTGAGGATCTGCTCGCGGGTCAGGACCTGGCGCGGGTGTGCGAGGAACATCTCCAGCAGGGTGAACTCGGTACGGGTCAGCTCCACCGGGCGGCCGCCGCGGGTGACCTCGCGGGTGGCGAGGTCCATGCGCAGGTCGCCGAAGGTGAGGGAGTCCTCCGGCTCTCCCTCCCCGGGGGCGGGGGCGGCGTAGGAGCTGCGGCGCAGCAGGGCGCGGACGCGGGCGAAGAGCTCGTCGAGCTCGAACGGCTTGACCAGGTAGTCGTCGGCGCCCGCGTCGAGGCCGGTGACGCGGTCGCCGACCGTGTCGCGGGCGGTCAGCATCAGGACCGGCGTGGTGCTGCCGGCGGCGCGCAGCCGGCGGGCGGCCGTCAGCCCGTCCATCCGCGGCATCTGGATGTCCAGGATGATCAGGTCGGGGGCGTACGCGTCCGCCTGGTCGAGGGCGTCGAGCCCGTCGACGGCGGTCTGCGTGCCGTACCCCTCGAAGGCCAGGCTGCGGCGCAGGGCCTCGCGTACGGCCGGTTCGTCGTCGACGACGAGGATGCGCTGCTGGTCGCCTTCGGCGCTCATACGGGGTCCCCCCAGGTGGTGGTCGGTCTCCTACCAGGCTCGCACGGGCGCCTGGAAGTCGGGCTAGAAGGAGGTCCCGAAACCGTTCGCGGTGTTGCCGTTGTTGTCGCTGTTGCCGCCGCTGTTGCTTCCGTCGCCGCCGGGGCCGCCCTTGCGGAGCGAGGGGAGGTCGGCCTTGATCGTGTTGACGGGGATGGCGAAGCCGAGGCCGACGCTGCCGGCGGAGCCGCTGCCGCTGGAGGGGGAGTAGATCGCGGAGGGCATGCCCACGATCTCGCCGTTCATGTTGACCAGGGCGCCGCCGGAGTTGCCCGGGTTGAGGGAGGCGTCCGTCTGGATGGCCTTGTACGAGGTGGTGTCCGTGCCGGTGTTCCCGTTGAACTGCTGGCCGCCGTAGGAGAAGGGGTAGCCGTCCTGGGGGGACTGCTGCTGCTCCGACTTCGGGACCTTCACCTCGCGGTCGAGCGCGGAGACGATGCCGCTGGTGACCGTGCCGGTGAGGCCGTCGGGGGAGCCGATGGCGACGACCTCGTCGCCGATCTTGGTGTTGTCGGAGTTGCCGAGGCTCGCGGGCTTGAGGCCGCTCGCGCCCTCCAGCTTGATGAGGGCGAGGTCCTTGTCCGGGTCCGTGCCGACGATCTTCGCGCTGTACTTCTTGCCGTCGCTCATCGTCACCTGGATCTGGCTCGCGCCGTCGATCACGTGGTTGTTGGTGACGATCTCTCCGTCGGCGGTGATCACGATGCCGGAGCCGGTGCCCTGGCCGGAGCCGGTGCGGGTGTCGATCCGGACGACGGAGGGGCTGACGTTCGCGGCGACGCCGGAGACGGTGCCGTTGCTCGACTGGGAGATGGTGCTGCCGTTGACGCCGGTGCCGGTGCCGTTGGTCTTGTTCAGCATCTGCTGGACGGCGGCGGCCGTTCCGCCGCCGACGACGGCGGCCGCGAGGGCCACGGCGGCGAGGAGGGCGACCGGGCGCTTGGCCCGGGCGTGGCCCTGGCCCTGGCTCTGCGGGGCGGGGGCCGCGGGGGCGGCCTCGCCCCAGGTGGCCCAGCCGCCGTCGCCGCTCCCGCCGCCTTGGGGGACGGTCTCGCCCTGGATGACCGGGGCGGCGTGGGCCTCGTGCCAGCCGGGGGCGGGGGCCGCCGGGGGGTAGGCGGGCGGCGGCGGGTACGCGGCGTCCTGCGCGAGCCGGTCACGACCGCGCTGCCAGTCCTCGCCCCAGGGGGCGGGCTGCTGGGGGCGGTTTTCCTGGGGGTACTCG
Protein-coding sequences here:
- a CDS encoding sensor histidine kinase, with protein sequence MSPAARFRGLPLRSRLALLVTVAVALAVAAVACVSWFMVRTQLNDQLNSSLRSTNARAQASQALSRYGCQDKVPGLFENNLSAQVQIVLPTAGRCMVDGKNTLPVSEYDLEVAKGARGAILYDGKTTDGTPVRIYTQPVELSAGPGLQNSLAAISVAKPLSDVTEPLSTLAWVLLFVSAVGVLGAGVAGLWVARTGLRPVDELTGAVEHIARTEDLTVRIPDEGDDEIARLSRSFNSMTAALASSQERQAQLIADAGHELRTPLTSLRTNIELLARSEETGRAIPPEDRKELLASVKAQMTELASLIGDLQELSRPDAATPGPLGVVALHDIVGTALSRARLRGPELEFDSDLAPWYVRGEAAALERAVVNVLDNAVKFSPPGSTVTVSLRAGELTVRDRGPGIPADDLPHVFERFWRSPSARALPGSGLGLSIVARTVQRAGGTAALRAPADGGPGTEAVLSIPGAPTPPPAQASVVPDQ
- a CDS encoding response regulator transcription factor, translated to MSAEGDQQRILVVDDEPAVREALRRSLAFEGYGTQTAVDGLDALDQADAYAPDLIILDIQMPRMDGLTAARRLRAAGSTTPVLMLTARDTVGDRVTGLDAGADDYLVKPFELDELFARVRALLRRSSYAAPAPGEGEPEDSLTFGDLRMDLATREVTRGGRPVELTRTEFTLLEMFLAHPRQVLTREQILKTVWGFDFEPSSNSLDVYVMYLRRKTEAGGEPRLVHTVRGVGYVLRAAGAGDHPGGPE
- a CDS encoding S1C family serine protease is translated as MTENLRREGEYPQENRPQQPAPWGEDWQRGRDRLAQDAAYPPPPAYPPAAPAPGWHEAHAAPVIQGETVPQGGGSGDGGWATWGEAAPAAPAPQSQGQGHARAKRPVALLAAVALAAAVVGGGTAAAVQQMLNKTNGTGTGVNGSTISQSSNGTVSGVAANVSPSVVRIDTRTGSGQGTGSGIVITADGEIVTNNHVIDGASQIQVTMSDGKKYSAKIVGTDPDKDLALIKLEGASGLKPASLGNSDNTKIGDEVVAIGSPDGLTGTVTSGIVSALDREVKVPKSEQQQSPQDGYPFSYGGQQFNGNTGTDTTSYKAIQTDASLNPGNSGGALVNMNGEIVGMPSAIYSPSSGSGSAGSVGLGFAIPVNTIKADLPSLRKGGPGGDGSNSGGNSDNNGNTANGFGTSF